Within Anopheles nili chromosome 3, idAnoNiliSN_F5_01, whole genome shotgun sequence, the genomic segment catatattctACCCGAATGGGACAACATGAAATGTCTGTCGATGGGGGCGGGTTGATTGTGTACTGCGTCCTTAAGTATATTTTATATGTTAATCTATGTTTTACCTTCTACGGAACCGGGCAATAACGCATGAAGGGAAAGCTTTTGTATAACGCTTATATCATGTAATTATTTGTAATAGTTTTTCCAATACTTCCTTACGGTATATAATATATTACATTTTGCTGTTGGGCAAACGCTTTACCGGACCTAACATGCGCTCTCAGTTACTAAATCATTTGGCTTGAAATGCTTTTTATTAACgctttcatttccatcataGTGCCTATACATTGAAAAAACAgattttcgttttattgcaATGGTTGACTTGTTTCCCTGTGCTCGAGGTACAGTTGgcggaacaagaaaaaaacctcatgCCCCTGACAGGACACATTAGTTGCTGTTTTTGATAGTGACAGaaagcgtgtccttttcaaACTAAACGTCCTCAACTCGTAAATATTGTCCCGTGCTCGATCGTTACCGGTACTCTAGAAAAACAATAACTAAGGTAAACCTTCTCACGGGTATCGTACGTTATTGCCATCATAAGAACATGTGCATGTACTATGTCTGTTGTAGAAAAGTATCCCGGTCAATTCCCCCACGTGCGCTCAGTTCGGGACTATCCCTGCCCCGCACGGGTACTTGAAAGGCGCAATAAGCAGCTCGATTACGAAAACAGAAACCATTAACCTTGACCCCGGTGCAATAATGGTAAATGCTAGTTTCATTTACGAAAAAGGACATGGAAAAGGAGTAAAGCTTGCGCCTGAGTCACTGCATTTGTTCGAAGTATGTTTCGTGTCTCTTTTGCTCCCACTAGCAATCGATGTACCTTTTGTTATTCTTGCTGGCGTAACCTTGCTTGCTACGTAGATACATACTCGAATAGTGGATAAAAATCCTTGAACTCCGCTTGACACATCAGCACCAGGCAGGTGATGTATTACCTCAAGTCGTCCTGGTCGAGGTTAAAGTTTTTTTCCAAAGAATTTGTTATTTGCGGGTTGTGTATTCATTGTGAAATGGTTGGGGAAATATATATCATTACGACTTTACATAATGACTTCCTTGGAGAACTAATGCTTTTCGAACGATGAATGAAATGCGTATGTCTTCCGCTTATTCAATTTTCTACTGGTTATACGTAATCAATTCGATAACAAAAGCTGTAACTGTATAAAAtgtgtaattatttttcatttatacaTCATACTAATACTACcaatttaaaaatgttgtcaaataatgttttaaatattatttttaaaaaagttttaatattggcaacacaaaaaattatAGAAAGATACATACAAAAGTAGGTTTTTTAATTGTTAAATATTTTTGGATTTCTACAAAATTGGGGctactttaaaaaaatataccaaTTTTTAGTTGCaagaaatttttgttttgtttgttaaacAATTATAACTAGTATGTGCCTAGAAAACTACTTGTGTAAAGTGAATCGTTTACTATATGAAGCATGCGGATAACAACGTTTTAAAATTACTGGGTACAAACTTATATTAAAGAAAATATTCATACCTAGAGCACCTATTCACATAGAATGACGACAACAATTGGCACATTTGTGGAGGACTTTATTTCAATGTACAAAATATTAAATCATTCCATAGCTCTATATTTCATAGCCCGGTCGCTGCTGACGAGTGCTCGGTGCAAGTAATCGAAGAATCATATACGAAGATATTGTGGTGTGGTCCAACTGGAAGCATGGATGCGCTAacattggtttatttttttctctttctcttcctcttcGCGCTGACGTTGCGGCAACAGGATTTGAGGTGTATTTGAAGGCGAAAATCGAGAAGCTTTCACAGATGGAGGGCGTCGAAAACCCACAGGCGAAAGTGATTGGTGCCGATTACGCGCTGAAGTACTTGGAGAACTTCTCCGCCAAGAGCGTCGACGAGAGCAAGGCATCAGTTTACTTCACGCCCAACGATGATCACGCCAGTCCCGAACCGCAGATATCGCCTATCCACATCAACTACATCAATGGTCCGCCCCCGCTGGTGGacggcgatgacgatgacgacgacggtgaaCTGCCCTCGGGAAAACTTCATCTCGGGACGGCACTGCTTGCGAGCGGAGATACGCCCAAGTCCTTCAAGTCCGTCTTAACTGGGCCTGGTTCGATTGGCGGAGGCATCGCGGACATTCCGCTCAAACCCATCATTAAGCCAACGACGCGGTTCATGTACGACAAGCACCTCGGCAAGTACCGTCTCTGCCACCAGCAGCCGAACCGGTTGAGTGGTGGGTACGCCAACGAAGACGAACTTCTCACCGACATCGGTGGCGCCCGAAGATCGGACGtcacttccgggaacggtggTATCGGGTTCGAGGGAGTTCCGCTCCATTTCAACGACGCGCTAGACGGTGGTGGTGACTCGGCCGAAGACGATCATCAGAACTATAGCCttaaaaacaatcgaaagcATCGCCGCAAGAGGAAACTCCTGCTCGGCTGCAAGAGTGGTGCGCAGATGAACGGTGGCAGCAGCGGTAGCGGCCTTGGATCGGGAAGCGGTGGCTCGGGATCCGCGAGTGCCTGCGAATACGAGACGCTGCTGATGAAGAATCTAAGCCAAGATCCGCGCGATTCGCACTACAAAATCATCCACATCAACAAGCTGAACAATGGTGTGAGCAACAGCAACTACTTTACCGGCATGTTGGGCAACGCCTCGTGCGGTAGTGGATGGATGGCGGGACGGGCGGTTAGCCGTAGGCATCATCGCCCGACTGTGGCAGCTACTGCAGTCGTCCCATCGCACGTCGGGGATAATGATTACCACTACTCACTCGAGGACATGATACAGGATAACAATCAGAAGATCCGCCAGTTGATCTACGACTCGAAGATCGACATCATGAACGAGGTGATCAGCACGGGAAACGGTAGTGGTAGTGGCGGGGAAGCAGGTCGAGTAGCTGGCCGAAACCGTCGCACTGCCGGTGGCAGTAATAGCAAGAGCATCAACAACATTGATGGCGCGGGAAGTAGCTCGACTGGTGGGGGAGGACCAGCAGGAGCGCAAAGCATGGTAGGATTGGCACATGGCGGGAACATTCCGACCGACGAGTACGATCTgtgtagcagcagtagcagcagccgGAACAACAGCTGCAGCACAAACGCTAGCAGTGGCagcttccagcagcagcaccgtaaCCACCTGCAACGCCAAAGGTACTCTCCGGTGAGCGCAACACCGGCAACCAACACGGTGGTTACGATTGGAAGCTCGGCGAATGGTACAGGATCCTCGCCAGCAGGATCACCACCAACGACGGTCGCGATCGTACCAACCAGTGGCAGTGGAGGAGGAGCAAGCACGGGTGGTTCCACTCTGCTGCCCGTAAAGAAGATTCACAAGTTGCACTTCGATTCCAGCACAAACCGCATTCAACAGAGCACCAGCCTGCCGGAGATATGCTACAATGCGATTGCTTCCCGTACGGTGTTACCGGGTTCGTCCGGGTTGGCCAACGGGACGGTGTCGATGAGCGAACCGGTGCCACCGCGGTCGAACTCCCCTAACAACCACCCGGGTTCGGGTGGTTCCTCTATTTCGTCTGCGTTCTCCAGTGCATCGGGATCGCTTGGCGGGGACGCTTCGGGAACGGGCAGAGTGGATGTCACCGCAAAAGCGCACGGTGGCAAACATGTGATCTTAGCGGTAGAAAACAAGGAATGTGACGCTATGGGTGGCGCGGCAAAATCATTCTCATCGTCCCCTGCGTCCTCGCCATCATCTTCGTAACCAGCGTCGCGTACCGAGTCAAAtatcaataataataataatagtagtATTCGTAGCAGAATGAACGCCCGGCTGTAGAAAGCTGTATCGCGTGTGGTTAGCCGAGCGGCAACAATACATACATACGTGGCATGCTAGGATCTTGATCCTTTCCTACACATCCATCTTCTCATCCTGCTGAGCAGTCTTGTCGGGGTTTTCTAACGCGACTAATGGTTCGAATGACTTGGGATCATTCTTTGTCACCGCTAATCAGGGCCGCTGTTTGATGTTGGCCCTTACACAACGTACGGTCGGCTAAACTTGTTGAAACCATAATCGCCTGTTGCACGTTCGTGTTTTGTGTATGTCTCGTGTGATTTACCGGAactgaaaaaataacaaaatttgcgaaaaaaaaaacccgattCTGCTTGCTGAGTGTCGAGAGGAACGATAGGTGACTAGGCCAAGGTTAATTTCGTCAGTGAATGTATTGTTGTGCTCCCCTTGCTACTATAGCTACATATGCCCCACGGGGTTGTGGAACATGAAAGATAATACTATCATTATTACTATGGTTATGATTCTACATATATACATACCCACATTATATATCTGTTTATGATAAATAGGAAAAAAGAGAGGGATAATTGTGCCCGCGTACCGTTGTTTCGTGTACGCGTGTGCCGAAAGTGATAGAATTTCAAATGGGATCTTGGGATAAGGTagaataaaacacacatacaaaccTTATGGAACGATTTAAAGAAATATGGGATGGGCGACGCGGTAATCCTTCCGGAATCGAATAGGTGCCCGTCTGTGGAGGGAAGCTAGATAATGAAGCAGGGTAAACACTGTAGGACACTTAGCTGTTGGAGAAAAGCAGGGAGCAGTCTTGGCGGGAGAGAAGAGAATAAGAGTAAAAATCGTATATGTGTTACGAAGATGTGTATTAGAACTTTTCATATTAATTAGAGCTCATTTTAGCACACGGAAGACaagaacacgaaacaaaacaaatcattagAGAGAACGAGACGATAAAATGTCATCCAATCGGGAAAACtttaacaaatttaaacaaatactggaacTAACGGATGGAAGAGTACCATTCCCATGCTTTAATAGAAACCCAAATTCGATGGCTCTTTTGCAGCGAAAAAtaagggaaaacaaattgctGAAGATACAACCAAACTAACACGTGCGCACCAGTTCAAAAATCTTAATCCAATAtcattttacaaaacaaaaaaaactggtaTCTGAGACTTCATACGGGATTACGATGCGATGCAGAAATGCAACAGATGTTACAATGaaattactaaaaaaaactacatgTTTCAAGTAACCTTAAACACACTCATAGACAAGACGGCAAATAATTTACCAGGAGCGCATCGACCGAATGCTCATTGAGTACAGCCAAATCGTTCGGTGCAAAGATACGCAAAACGTTGATGCAACAACGGAAACcgacatatacatatatatacattacGCAAACATTAACCTAAATCAGAAGCCAGCACTGTTGAGAACGCAAACATTTGATCTATTACTAGCACATATTGATTATGCAAAGTACGTTTGAAAATTATCATTACTCTTTGATTGCTATGGGCACGCCGTTTCTGGCCGGTTacaggaagcaaataaaagcgcAATCGAGGGAAATGGTAACCAACAATCACAACAGCGAATGGAAATGCGCATCCTTAATGCAACAAGTATCCAGGATCATACACACAGACAAGGCCGTACATCAGCAAGGAGCGGAGGAGAGTATCCTTAccaacaaaaacgaaacagtCGACTACGTGGTAACAGAAACAATGCAATTATAAGAGACAAGAATTGTAGAAATccaagagaagagaaaatataTCACGAAATTTACTTAACTTTAATCTCATGTTCGATGGAAAGCTTTGTTGCCTTTGTGCAGGTTCCGAGGCTTGATTTTAGGTGGGTATGTTCCTAGTACACGTTCAGCAGTGACCCAGAGTTTCATCGGCTTTAAACTCTTTTATTGATAACGAGCTATTGAGCTAGGCAGCTGAATTAACCGTCACCGAATTGATTCCAATAATTAAAAGACGGATTGTCGATCAAGGGTTAATTATGGGTTAatttttataacttttttttattatttttccattatgGAATTTATAAATATACAAGAATGTTAATGTAAAAGTAAACCATGACCCCACACTGCTTCTATAGTGTGTGCCGGGAAACGTTTAAATCAAAGTCTACACGAAGTAGTGCGCCTTGCGAACGGTTATACCGTAATCGTTCAGTGCCGGCTGCAAGTCCTCCATCGTGAGTGTGTACTTTCGGTCCTTGGACGACTTCTGGTTCTGATTTTTCGATGAACCGTGTCCGGAACTGGGTGCACTATTCGTGCGAGTCTTGCAGTGCTGCAGCGCATCGTTTGCCACATCGGAAACGAACTTCTGGGCCGCGATGGAGATCAAGCGAACGCTGCAAAGAGTCGCCATTTTAGGAGGGTGCTTTGGGAAGATTCGACAGGATGTTATGATGGTGCTGTTTTACTTACATTCTCGGATCTGCGCCCTCAAAACCCGACGAATTTAGATAGTAAGAAGTCACTCCATCGGGAATCTGAAAACACGTGAGTGATGAGTGAGCTGGTTTATGCTTTTATGTGTGGAGAACCATTTCACTCCCGGAACCAACTTACCGTGGGTGTGTATTCTTCGAGCTGCATCATGAAATCGCTCAGAATCTGGCCCTGGGTGCGATCCTCCACCGCTTCCACATTCTTCTTGGCCGGGCCACGATGAATTCCGAAGTTATCACCCATTTCTGCAAACAAATCTTCAGTAATTATCTTGTAAACTCGGAGAATGTACGTAGCAACCGAAACGTAGTATTTTTTCAACAAGCCGTTTTGTTTAGTCCTATGTTGACATTCGTTGCCAAAAGCAGTGCTGCCAagcgatttgttttcattcatttcccgATGcctttaaatatatttttcccggaaaaatcGTGTTCAATTCTTATGAATCGAACCAATAAATATCcgaaaaatattttgtaagTGTTACATATAGAAATCAGAGTATCTTTCAAGCTGAATTAAATGATATCACATCCATAAAAGAACCTCTTGCATTTGCGATGTTTTGGCCATTGGCGATGTTTGGAATGGGTAGCGAATATCAAAGAGTTTAATTAATTCCTGGGGATAGTATGTAATTCATATTTTCTTCAAGTATAATTACTTCTAAATCATTATTTTCATGACGTTATGGGTAATATTTTCGAAGTAAAATCACCCAAAGGATTTTAGTgatattttgtgttttccgATCATAGTCATTGAACGAGCCAATGAAATACGCCACAAACTGTTGAATTACTGCAATAATGAGCT encodes:
- the LOC128724953 gene encoding transcription initiation factor TFIID subunit 10-like; the protein is MGDNFGIHRGPAKKNVEAVEDRTQGQILSDFMMQLEEYTPTIPDGVTSYYLNSSGFEGADPRIVRLISIAAQKFVSDVANDALQHCKTRTNSAPSSGHGSSKNQNQKSSKDRKYTLTMEDLQPALNDYGITVRKAHYFV